A region from the Leishmania panamensis strain MHOM/PA/94/PSC-1 chromosome 20 sequence genome encodes:
- a CDS encoding hypothetical protein (TriTrypDB/GeneDB-style sysID: LpmP.20.4980), which produces MGQSAPTPSLRTQRRQQLKQQDMQKPLQATEQVRHHQPTLKEQWQAKREANAAAREANAAERKRKKDALHAALVAQQKQAECEENLFNLNDGVQGGGGDGSSDDDHLPNAEAEAMLIQAQINAQLAAFQTFMQNNPDVGEDLDSVDATPASMFNRDAATIAALKAAKSGGLGDGDDDEAIANVSVHTSDYADEELMQDLDDLDEELEQEFLHSIDTMQHQVAEHKKQSLVYLREHNDKAAALQELQKAKQIEANIKKLLGDHETPLRVQIEEQQTKIVELENLVATRKQQSLAALHDSDKPTALTLLKEAKGFASQLEAVRAMLASLREQKEKQLRSTGEG; this is translated from the coding sequence ATGGGCCAAAGCGCACCAACGCCGAgtctgcgcacgcagcggcggcaacagctCAAGCAACAGGACATGCAGAAGCCACTGCAGGCTACAGAGCAGGTGCGACACCACCAGCCGACGCTGAAGGAGCAGTGGCAAGCAAAGCGGGAGGCaaacgccgccgcccgcgAGGCGAACGCGGCGGAGCGCAAGCGGAAGAAGGATGCCCTGCATGCCGCACTGGTAGCACAGCAGAAGCAAGCTGAATGTGAAGAGAATCTCTTCAACTTGAACGACGGTGTGCAGGGAGGCGggggcgacggcagcagcgatgatgacCATCTTCCGAACGCTGAGGCGGAGGCAATGCTGATTCAGGCGCAGATTAACGCACAGTTAGCCGCCTTTCAAACTTTTATGCAGAACAACCCTGATGTCGGGGAGGACCTTGACAGCGTTGACGCCACCCCAGCCAGCATGTTTAACCGTGATGCCGCGACGATAGCGGCACTGAAAGCTGCCAAGAGCGGCGGCCTTGGGGACGGAGACGATGATGAGGCAATTGCGAACGTCTCCGTGCACACCTCCGACTACGCGGATGAGGAGCTGATGCAGGACCTCGACGACCTCGATGAGGAGCTCGAACAGGAGTTCCTGCATAGCATCGACACCATGCAACACCAGGTTGCCGAGCACAAGAAGCAGTCCCTCGTGTACCTGCGCGAGCACAACGACAAGGCGGCGGCATTGCAAGAGCTACAAAAGGCGAAGCAGATCGAAGCAAACATCAAGAAGTTGCTGGGCGACCACGAGACCCCGCTTCGTGTGCAGATCGAGGAACAACAAACGAAGATCGTCGAGCTGGAGAACCTCGTCGCGACACGCAAACAGCAGTCCTTGGCCGCTCTTCACGACAGCGACAAGCCTAcggcgctgacgctgctgaaggaAGCAAAGGGATTTGCGAGTcagctggaggcggtgaGAGCAATGCTGGCGTCACTTCGGgaacaaaaagagaagcaactCCGTAGCACGGGCGAGGGCTGA